Proteins from a single region of Paraburkholderia aromaticivorans:
- a CDS encoding catechol 2,3-dioxygenase has product MGIMRIGHISIRVMDIDAAATHYQRVVGMTITHRDAQGNVYLKCWDEWDKYSVVLTPSDRAGMNHVAYKVRANADLDELKSRIEKYGIQVELMAAGWMPFVGRALQFKLPSGHDMYLYAEKECVGTEVGSTNPDPWPDNVHGAGAHWLDHCLLMCEMNPEKGVNKVAENTRFFIEALDFFQTEQVTVGPGGMIQMGSFLSCSSKPHDIAFVGADRSGLHHLSFFLDSWHDILKAADVMAKNKVRIDVAPTRHGLTRGETIYFFDPSGNRNETFAGLGYQAQRDKPVITWTEDQAARGIFYHTGVMAESFTTVYT; this is encoded by the coding sequence ATGGGAATCATGCGAATCGGCCACATTAGTATCAGGGTAATGGATATCGACGCTGCAGCTACTCATTACCAGAGAGTAGTGGGAATGACGATCACCCACCGCGACGCGCAAGGCAACGTGTATCTGAAGTGCTGGGATGAATGGGATAAATACTCAGTGGTTCTCACCCCGTCTGACCGGGCGGGCATGAATCATGTCGCGTATAAGGTACGGGCGAATGCCGATCTTGACGAGTTGAAAAGTCGCATCGAGAAGTACGGCATTCAAGTGGAATTGATGGCCGCAGGCTGGATGCCCTTCGTTGGCCGTGCGCTGCAATTTAAGCTGCCCAGTGGCCATGACATGTATCTCTACGCTGAGAAGGAGTGCGTAGGGACAGAAGTCGGTTCGACCAACCCGGACCCATGGCCTGACAATGTTCATGGTGCAGGCGCGCACTGGCTGGACCATTGCCTGCTCATGTGCGAGATGAATCCCGAAAAGGGAGTCAATAAGGTCGCGGAAAACACGCGGTTTTTCATCGAAGCGTTGGATTTCTTCCAGACCGAGCAGGTAACGGTGGGCCCGGGCGGCATGATACAAATGGGGTCTTTCCTCTCCTGCTCCAGCAAGCCTCACGACATCGCTTTTGTGGGCGCCGACCGTTCGGGGCTTCACCATCTCTCGTTCTTTCTGGACTCCTGGCATGACATCCTTAAGGCGGCCGACGTGATGGCGAAGAACAAGGTTCGCATCGATGTTGCTCCGACACGCCACGGTCTGACGCGGGGCGAGACCATTTACTTTTTCGATCCATCGGGTAACCGCAACGAAACATTCGCGGGCTTGGGATACCAGGCGCAGCGCGACAAGCCGGTTATCACGTGGACGGAAGATCAGGCAGCGCGCGGGATCTTTTATCACACTGGGGTGATGGCGGAGTCTTTTACCACCGTATACACATAA
- a CDS encoding non-heme iron oxygenase ferredoxin subunit, translated as MQESALFIGNLTDIADQDVSRFNVHGVDIAVYRVGDEVFATSNICTHGKAFLSDGYFENFEIECPLHQGRFDVRSGAALCKPLTEDLATYRVEIVEGHVYLEFPCSNN; from the coding sequence GTGCAAGAGTCTGCATTATTTATCGGCAACCTGACCGATATCGCCGACCAAGACGTCTCTCGTTTCAATGTTCACGGGGTAGACATTGCAGTATATCGCGTGGGTGATGAAGTTTTCGCGACGTCCAATATATGTACGCACGGCAAGGCGTTCTTGTCCGATGGATATTTTGAGAATTTCGAAATCGAATGCCCGCTACACCAGGGGCGATTCGACGTTCGAAGCGGCGCGGCTTTGTGCAAACCTCTGACCGAAGACCTTGCAACCTACCGCGTCGAGATCGTCGAAGGGCATGTGTATCTGGAATTTCCGTGCAGCAATAACTGA